A genomic stretch from Lathyrus oleraceus cultivar Zhongwan6 chromosome 2, CAAS_Psat_ZW6_1.0, whole genome shotgun sequence includes:
- the LOC127118825 gene encoding dihydropyrimidinase yields the protein MLDQFCEAGIGYGDSSCGASIPSSSKLLIKGGTVVNAHHQQIADVYIEDGVIVAVNPTITVGDEVRVIDATGKFVMPGGIDPHTHLEFEFMNTVTKDDFFSGQAAALAGGTTMHIDFAIPIDGSLMAGFKAYEKKAKKSCMDYGFHMAITKWDETVAREMELMVTAGSLTRKSRRASP from the exons TTTTGTGAAGCTGGAATCGGATACGGAGACTCTTCTTGTGGAGCTTCAATTCCATCATCATCCAAGTTGTTGATCAAAGGTGGTACTGTGGTTAATGCTCACCATCAACAAATCGCCGATGTTTATATTGAAGACGGTGTCATCGTTGCTGTTAATCCAACTATCACT GTTGGAGATGAGGTGCGTGTCATAGATGCTACTGGCAAGTTTGTTATGCCAG GAGGCATTGATCCTCATACTCATCTAGAGTTTGAGTTTATGAACACTGTAACGAAGGATGACTTCTTCAGTGGCCAGGCCGCAGCATTGGCTGGTGGGACGACAATGCACATTGACTTTGCCATACCAATTGATGGGAGTTTAATGGCCGGTTTCAAAGCCTATGAAAAGAAGGCGAAGAAGTCTTGCATGGATTATGGTTTCCATATGGCTATTACCAAATGGGATGAAACAGTTGCAAGAGAAATGGAGCTCATGGTGACAGCGGGGAGTCTTACAAGGAAGTCGAGGAGAGCGTCACCGTGA